The nucleotide sequence AGCAATTGTAGAAGTCTGCCTGCAAGTGCTGAATTTaagtggtaaatggtaaatggactgattcttatatagcgcttttctactctcccggagtactcaaagcgctctatacaacatgcctcattcacccattcacacccactcatacaagcacttctaaactcaagtgcaatgtaaactacattcacacacattcatactccgatgaatgcatcggagggcaacttggggttagtatcttgcccaaggatatttggcatgcagactagggaagccaaggatcgaaccaccaaccttccgatcagtagctgatctgctctaccagctgagccacagctggtttaattaataaaaaattaattaagtcTTGCTGTCCTAATGAACCTAAATAACCTCCtctacaaaaacacagcttctCCTATTGGAGGCAAATAAGTCTTCAGTCTCTTTGTGATAtaatcatgattttttttttttctagtctgTTGAGTCAAAAAGAGTGACCTCTGTGTAAAACCATGAATACatcagtgttttggattttggtcAGAATAAAAGGAAATGGAAATTAGAACCTGGAACAACTTTAGGAGTCAGATGAAAATGCTGTGCTATGCCACATACAGGAGGATACCACTGGTGCGAGTAATGCTTGTGATGTGTTGTTGCTCCTCCTTCTTCCTCCCCCAGTTCTTCGCCATCTTTGCCTTCTCCACCTGTGGCAGTTATTCCGGGATGTTCAAGATTGCGGTGGAGTGCAAGAACCGGACGCAGAGCGACCTGAAAATAGAGGTGGAGTTTGAGTATCCCTTCAGGTCAGAACACGCACAGACGCCATAAACTCTGAagctaaaaaatattaaataaaaatttaaatatttaaacttctttcagctcaattttatttataaatgctCCTCAGGCAGGACCCCTGGGTCCAAAGCTTTGAGGGGTGTTTTGACCAGATGGTGTGACTGTCGGAGCTCTAAAGTTATTAACTGTGTATTAGTTCTTGTTGGTCACCAAAGTCTGAACCAAATGTTGTATTTCTTGCCAACTTCACTTTATCTTCACCTTCACTAACTTTAAACTCCTCTGTCAGACTTCACCAGGAGTATTTTAATGCCCCCACCTGTAAGTCTGAGAATAAAGAACCGATTTTCCTGGTTGGTGACTACTCCTCCTCGGCCGAATTCTTTGTCACCATCGGCGTCTTCGCCTTCCTGTACTCTACGGCGGCTCTCAGCATTTACGTCTTCTTCTTTGACAAGTACAAGGAGAACAACAAGGGCCCACTGATCGTAAGTACAGCCACCCAACTTCCCAGTTGACCTCTGAAAAACCTCCCTAACTCTGTCTTTGTGCCGTTTCAGGACCTGGGAGTCACCGGAGTGTTTGCCTTCATGTGGCTGGTGAGTTCGGCAGCCTGGGCCAAAGGTCTGTCTGACGTAAAGACTGCGACCAACCCGGATGAAGTCATCACTATGATCCCCGCCTGTAAAGAGGATGAGAACAGCTGCCGTGAAGTCCACGACCCGGTTATGTCTGGATTGAACACCTCTGTGGTAAGATTTTCACTGGGCCTGAGCACATCTTGTCTTGTCATAGGACGGAGAAACTCTGAGAAGTTCATGGATACTACAACACTAGAATGTCAGTACTGGCCCCTTTAAAGCACAGTATATTACTGAGAAATGTCTGTGGGGTCTCAGTCATCCAGGGCATGAGAGTCTTAAGCACTCGAGTAAAAAGAAACTGGACTTCtttcacatgagccaaggtgtgaccCTGACGACTCGCCTGATGACAGAGTAGGTAAGAGACTCTCGGGACCATCTCCAAAGTGACGGCGCCTGTTACACACCGGCCTAGAGCCGGAGTGCAACACAAGGAGAGCAAAAAAAGAACGCAAAGAAGTAAATCACACAGCCACGGCTTTACAACGACTAGTCGTGTTATTAACTCGACAGGTAATGAGCGTCAGGGTGGGCatggccaaaacaacaaacaatacaCACTAGAAATGAAACAGACATAAATGTTTAATTCTGTCTTAAAGACAGATTTGACACTTGGCTGTTTTTGTACTGATAAAGTAACTGCTGACGGGGCACTCACTTTGTTGTGCTccttcttttcctgctcttcctttctacctttcgctttaGTGGATTAtcttcctccatctcaccctatccatagcatcctcctcctgctccgtcacatcaaccctctgcatgtcctctttCACTAGAACCATACATCTTCTCTGAGGTCgtcctcttttcctcctaccTAGCAGCTCCATCTTAAAAATCCTGTGTCCAGTCGATCAGTGTGCATGCCCAAACCCTCTCAGCTTGCCTCTctgactttgtctccaaactgctcgaCCTGAGCCGTCCCtctgatggactcatttctaatcttggTCACACCCAGCTCCACCTCCTGTCTTGTTGTCAGTgccactgtctccaaaccatacagTATACCAGGTGTGattaccatcttgtaaacctccccttctgtcacaaatcacccctgacactcgtCTCCGCCTGCTTCACCCTGCCTGGGCTCCTCTTCACCTATCTTGTGCACTGTTGGTTGCTTTAGACGATTGATCGTGAGACAGGATGTTGATTTTGATcctgttcttttcatcttcacCATCAACCCTCCTCCCTGTTACTGTAACCTAAATACGtgaagattaaaaaataaaaaaaaattacatgccCCTAAATTTTAAGGTGCCtccatgatttatttttattaactgAGATGCTAACTTAAGCTAATGAAGACAGTTCATTTTCAGTTATTGTTTGTACTTTGGATGGTAGAAACCTTTAGGCACAACTATTTCTGCATCTGAAATGTGGCTCCACGGTTTAGCGGTTAACACGTTCGCCTGAATCCCTGAGAAGACTGTCAGGAACGGCAtctggcattaaaaaaaaagaaaataaaatcagttcttTATCAAATGAGGGTGGATTTGGGAACCTCTTGGAGCTAAAAGAACCTCTTAAAGCACTGAAGACTGTATTTGCTGTATTTAGTCACTCAGTGAGGCCTCAACCCCAATAATGCAAAACTTAAAGCCATAATACACTTTAAATGGCGGAGTTATCCCCATTCACCTATAACAGGTGaatttgtgtcttttgtcctgcaTGCCTCTTCTCACTCCCAAGCTGTCGTGGCCCTCTATCGTTCTGCCAGAGGattcttcctgtcaaaagggagtttttccttcctgctgttgCCAAGtggccaagtgcttgctcacagtaGGTCGTCTGTCTTTTGGGGTTTCTAATATTGTAGGTTTTTTGCcttgaagcaccttgaggtgactgttgtgaatcggtgctatataaaaaaaatattgatgcATTCAACTGCAAAGTTATAAGctattttaacatgggagtctattgGGATTGACTAGGTTTTGAAGAAGTGGCCACTGGAGGAAGTGCGGCTCTTGGCACTTCTATCAGAATCTGAATTTAGTAACAGAGAATGACGTGATAACCCTCACCCTCTCCTCTTGCAGGCATTTGGTTTCATTAACCTGGTCCTGTGGGTTGGCAACCTCTGGTTCGTCTTTAAGGAGACGGGCATCATTGCTCCCTTCATGCGGGCTCCGCCTCCTCAGGCCAAGCCTGCCGCACCTGATGCCTACGCCCAGCAGGGAGCCTATGAGCAAGACCCGTATGCCAGCAACCAGGGAGGCTACCAACCTGACTACAGCCAGCAGGGATACAACCAGGTGAGCAGACGCACTGATGATGCTGGTAATGTCAAACCTGGAACCTCAAGGGAAGAGCTTAGCTGAAGCTTTGTGACTCGGTGATGTAATTTTGGTTGAAACATAATTCATCTCCTGATGACCTGTTTGATCAGAGCAGACATCTGTAACATCTGCTATTCAGATGATTGGTCAGTTAATTACATTATATGTGATAATTAATGTATATGATAattgtttaaaacagaaacaaTTTGCTGCCCATGACTGTAGATTGAATTTTAGTCTCTGAGTCTGACATTTTATAAGTGATCATTAATCAAGAAAACTGAATTGCAGGCTGAATTCATcctatgtatttatttatttatttatttattcatttgtcaTCCAGGAAGCGCAGTATGGTCAGGGctatggccagcagggggcgcccACCTCCTTCTCCAACCAGATGTGAGCTGACAGGAAGAAGGTGAGATTATGGAGGCTTTGTCAAGTGCCTCCTTGCTGTATTTAAGTTGAAAGTTCAATTTGGAGCATCACTTTTAGTATGTTGGTCCCTAGAATCTCTGTTTCTTGGAGTCAGAAGTTTCCATATTTAAAACTGAGGTTGGAGTATCACGATACCAGCTAGGTGCAAAGCATGCACACAGATATCTTCCAATTATTAACAGGCTAATAAAAcactagaatttcactcaccaaaactgaagaGCAAACCTCTTGATGGCGCTCACATCGAGCCATCATATTTctcagtttaattaaaaatacaagagggtcccagtttagtttaccAGGTTGAATAGGTAACCCATACGCCATAAGGCTAATACAAAGGTCCAGAGTGGAATCCACCTAAAGGCCACTTACTGTTCATCTTCCCCCTCATTTTTCTCCTAGATTTCCTGTCTGCTCCCCACTGTTCTATCACAATatccaaaaatatatttaatgaatGCTCAGGCTTTGTATCAGGCTCTAAACatgatttttactttatttttattttattgttgtgAAGCCGGACACTTTAACACAGCAGTCTCTGGGGATTGGCTGATTTTTGGAGtctgcctcaagtggccattaatGGAATTGCAGTTTTGCCAATTAACCAAACCCAAGGACCTCTATCAGAATGTTTTTTCACATCTTTAAATATGTGAGCTAATACTGTGCTCATCTGCTGTGCATTTCTTGAATGAATTTGATCAAACAATCATGAAGGTAAAGCTTCATATTCATGCGTAGGAATGTTGTGAAATGTTTGGGGCTCTATAGGGGGACTAAGATGTCATCCTCGCTATTTTTAGGGATTTGACTGTAAAttttaaaagattaaatattgtatttttgtttctggTTTCTCCAGGATGAGGATTAGTTTTTAGTCGCTGACACAAAACATTAAACTCGAGGTTAATGTTGCTTTTTCAAAAAGACTCGTCGGTGAATGAAGGTCATTTGAAAAAAgccagcagctttttttttatttatttaatcggAATTTTTTCCATTTGTCTTTCCTTCACAGGACGAGTCGGAGTGAACCAACAGTGGGTCGCCTGCAACCAACCCACAATGTGACACTCCTGGCTGCAAAGTTAACgggtggggtgggggagggATGAGGGGAAAGGGGGGGTTAGATGTTCACTACAATGAATTGATgtgtaaatgattaaaaaagagAGTTATAGATAATAAATCCACAACTTGAAGAATCCACCAAGACATCGGTGACGAATAGAAACCTGAAACCAGTGACGATGTTGATAAGAGTTATTCATATTAATTAATCTGTGGAGAgaatgtatgtttgtgttgtatAGATATCACTTTGAACAGATATATAATATAGACTGAAATGTTTCTTGTTTCCTATTGATCTGCCCTGCCCAAAGTTTTATGCCCCGCCTCCTTACATCAGCAAACCAGATTCACACCAGCCAATCGTGAAGCTGTTGAGACTGGGTCCACACTGAGAAAAATCCAATGAAAACCAGATTTAAACCAAAATGAGAACCACATTAAACAAACTAACAGAGCGTCTGCCAACATCACCTCCCCGCTGCATGTAAAtatcaaacaggaagtgatgtcaatCTGGGCACGTAGTAAAACCCAGTCCGGCCTACAGCATCACAGTGACGCCGGGTGGAAACTGGATCCAAAATGGCCCCTCCTCATTACAGTttgcacagtttgtgtgtttaatgGGCTCAGCCGAGCTTCGATCTGCTGTGTGTTACATTCCAGCTGCAGAAACATCCATCTGGACGATCGCCGCCACTAAAACTAAGCCAGATCTGATTCTACTGGCTTCTACTTTGGGTCTAAACTCGGCTAAGACCAATCTGATGATTTCGATGTACTGCTAGGATGCCGTGGAAACGCCCACCAGGAGCAGGCAGTACAGTTCACTGCCCATCAAAGGGCTTCCAGATTTAAACCAATTAGAAAGTGAAGGTGGGCTTGTGGGGGCGGGGAGCCTAAAGAGAGACAAATGAACAGAAGACTAAATATGGGATAATTATTTGGACTGACTTGTGCAAAGCTTCTGACTTTGCTTTGTTCACAAGCTTTTAGGATGATCAGAGGTTTTAAGCAACAGCTGTTTCCAGTATAAGATAAATATCTTTACCTGGACATGGTCTCTATGCGGACAGCGGCTAATGATTACACCCTGATACAAGTTGTGCTATGAGTCTACATTTGTGGCATCAACAACTCAATGGCAGACCAAAATTTTAGATGACTGGTTTCTTGGAGTTTTTCCACCTTGATGGGGGTAAATTTCCCCACTTGGAAACTCACTTTTCCCATTCTAAATGGTGGCGATATGAAAATTCAGAGCACAAAATTCagttaagattcccccatgacTTGCATGTAGATCTCAGTTATTGGCTTAAATCTTCAGATGGACGCTTCTGTCAGCGAGCTACTTTGGAGTGTTGCaattgttttttacatttattttaatttgtcttCTGTCAGCCAATCGAGTCTTTCTGGAAAGTTCTGGGTCTATAAAAAAGTGatgcttcttcctcttcttcttcttgggtTGTTTTTCTTGAAAGTGAAGCTGTTTTTAGCGTCGGTATCTTCCTCCAGCATGGTGACGTGTTTACTGCTCGTGTCGTTCAGTATCTGAAGATCAGTgtgattctacttcctgtttcctgtgtgtgtgcgcgtgtgtgtttgtgtgtgtgagaccatTACCTGTCCATACCACTTCATTTGCTCTTTTTAGCCTTTTTCTcatcttttatgcttttatttcccCTCCATTCActtttctttccttgtttttgttttaccctCCCTCTTTATTCTTCATCATCCTCTTCTCCACCTCTGTGATGTGTCCTCTTGTGTCACAATATTCTACTCGGCATCAGTAACCATGGCGATGGTGTTGACAGTGATGATGTGTGTGACTTGTTGCTATGGAGACATCCCCAACCCAATTTCCCCCTGCTGTGTTTATTCAATGGAAAGTTTCAATAAACGACAAACTCATGTCAGTCTGATTTTGTGTCTTTATACAGAGGAGTGAGCAAATGAAGGGGAAATGAAACGGGGAAGAAAAGGACACTATATGGGAAATGCACATGCTAGATCAGGgataggcaactccaggcctcgagcgccggtgtcctgcaggttttagatgtgtccttgatccaacacagctgattcaaattgctaaatgttctcctcaacatgtcttgaagttctccagaaccctggtaatgaactaatcatttgattcagggtgagatctaaaacctgcaagacaccggcactcgaggcctggagttgcctacctctgtgctagaccaggggtgggcaatctcagtccacgagggccggtgtccctgcaggttttagatctcaccttgggtcaacacacctgaatcatatgattagttcgttaccaggcctctggagaacttcaggacatgttgaggagctaatttagccatttaaatcagctgtgttggttcgaggacacatctaaaacctgcagggacaccggccctcgtggactgagattgcccacccctgtgctAGACGCTTAAATAGATACTTGGTAAATGGACAGCTACTTTTATACCAATACTTCTATATAGTGCTTTGTATTTGGACCTCCTTTTGTCTTTGGTGCtaccttaattctttgtggcataaATTCATCGGGTTGCAGGAAACATTGCTCAGATTCTGATGTGTTCCAGTCACTTCGAGGACCagaggtgtataaaatcaagcacccaggcatgcagactgcttcgaCAAACATTCGTGAAAGAACAGCTCGCTCTGAGCTCGGTGAATTCCAACGTGGTACtgtgataggatgccacctgtgcaacaagtctgGTCATGAAATTTTGTTTCTACTAAATACTCCAGTCAGCTGATAGCGGTATTATATCAAAGTAAAAGCGATTTTTGAACAACAGCAACCCACCCATGAAGTGGTAGGCCACGTAAAATCACAGAACGGGGTCAGCAGGTACCAACTAGGTGCAGAGTCAGTCACTACAGACGTCCAAACTCCTATTTGCcctcagattagctcaagaaacGTGCGTATGGAATGGGTTTCtatggctgagcagctgcacCTAAGCCTTACATCAGCGGGTATGATGCAGTGAGTAAAGCACACTGGACTCTAGCGCAGTGGAGACatgttctctggagtgatgaatcaCTTTTCTCCATCTAGCAATGGACAAGTCTGGCGGTCCTGTTCCAACATGTCTGCGCACCAGTgaac is from Oreochromis niloticus isolate F11D_XX linkage group LG20, O_niloticus_UMD_NMBU, whole genome shotgun sequence and encodes:
- the LOC100700952 gene encoding synaptophysin produces the protein MMSWTQTQSRPLHSVPLTPPPSQIFSVLSTLCRMDVVNQLVAQGQFRVLKVPLGFIKVLEWFFAIFAFSTCGSYSGMFKIAVECKNRTQSDLKIEVEFEYPFRLHQEYFNAPTCKSENKEPIFLVGDYSSSAEFFVTIGVFAFLYSTAALSIYVFFFDKYKENNKGPLIDLGVTGVFAFMWLVSSAAWAKGLSDVKTATNPDEVITMIPACKEDENSCREVHDPVMSGLNTSVAFGFINLVLWVGNLWFVFKETGIIAPFMRAPPPQAKPAAPDAYAQQGAYEQDPYASNQGGYQPDYSQQGYNQEAQYGQGYGQQGAPTSFSNQM